From the Limanda limanda chromosome 2, fLimLim1.1, whole genome shotgun sequence genome, one window contains:
- the LOC133028717 gene encoding sodium/calcium exchanger 1-like isoform X1: protein MWKPDNPAFADRFARATIYFVGLAFMFLGVSIIADRFMSSIEVITSQERQITIKKPNGEKVTTTVRIWNETVSNLTLMALGSSAPEILLSVVEVCGHNFDAGELGPNTIVGSAAFNMFVIIGLCVSVIPEGQTRKVKHLRVFFVTATWSVFAYIWLYLILAVSSPGVVDIWEGLLTLFFFPICVGFAYVADRRLLFYKYMYKRYRPGKHRGMIIETEGEPELPSKVHVEMDRKMLSSRGEELMDGDTGFDRKELEEEEARREVARILKELKQKHPEKEMEQLMELANYQVLNQQQKSRAFYRCQATRIMTGTGNVLKKHAADQAKRANLHNSSSEVSANNASSKVFFDPGTYQCLENCGSVALNVVRQGGDLTSSVAVDYRTEDGTANAGSDYQFTEGTVVFKPGQTEKEIRIDIIDDDIFEEDEHFLVYLSNVRVTSEGAGSEGGGANHVDALAGLGLPCTATVTIFDDDHAGIFTFEEPVVTVSESIGRMEVKVVRSSGARGVVVVPYKTTEGTAKGGGEDFEDTHGVLEFDNDEIIKIIEINIIDDEEYEKNKNFFLEIGEPQLMEMSERKALLLQEVGGFVQTGEDVYRKVQGREHIAPSAIINITGEGGEEVWTKKDDEERRIAEMGRPTLGEHVKLEVIIEESYEFKSTVDKLIKKTNLALLIGTNSWREQFVEAITVGSASSSGDEDESGEEKLPSCFDYVMHFLTVFWKLLFALVPPTDYWNGWACFVVSISVIGMLTAVIGDLASHFGCTVGLKDSVTAVVFVALGTSVPDTFASKVSAIQDQYADASIGNVTGSNAVNVFLGIGVAWSIAAIYHYSQGQQFKVDPGTLAFSVTLFTIFAFICFGVLLYRRRPEIGGELGGPRVPKILTTCLFFSLWLIYIVLSSLEAYCHVQGF, encoded by the exons ATGTGGAAGCCGGACAACCCGGCCTTCGCCGACCGCTTCGCCAGAGCCACCATTTACTTTGTGGGGTTGGCGTTCATGTTCCTGGGTGTCTCCATCATCGCTGACCGCTTCATGTCATCCATCGAAGTCATCACCTCCCAAGAAAGACAGATCACCATCAAGAAGCCAAACGGCGAGAAGGTCACCACAACGGTGCGGATCTGGAACGAGACGGTTTCCAACCTCACCCTGATGGCGCTGGGCTCCTCCGCCCCGGAGATCCTCCTGTCGGTCGTGGAGGTCTGTGGTCACAACTTTGACGCCGGTGAGCTCGGCCCCAACACCATTGTAGGGAGTGCGGCCTTCAACATGTTTGTCATCATTggcctttgtgtgtctgtcatacCCGAAGGTCAGACCAGAAAGGTGAAGCACCTGCGGGTGTTCTTTGTCACGGCCACCTGGAGCGTCTTTGCGTACATCTGGCTGTACCTGATCCTCGCCGTCTCTTCTCCAGGGGTCGTTGATATATGGGAGGGGCTTCTcacactcttcttcttccccatCTGTGTTGGCTTCGCGTACGTGGCCGACCGCAGACTTCTTTTCTACAAATACATGTACAAACGATACAGACCAGGGAAGCATAGAGGAATGATCATCGAAACTGAGGGAGAACCGGAGCTTCCCTCAAAGGTCCACGTTGAAATGGACAGAAAGATGCTCAGCTCGCGAGGGGAGGAGTTGATGGACGGAGACACGGGGTTCGATaggaaggagctggaggaggaggaggcccgcAGAGAGGTGGCCAGGATCCTCAAGGAgctgaaacaaaaacatccaGAGAAGGAGATGGAGCAGTTGATGGAGCTCGCTAATTATCAGGTTTTGAACCAGCAACAGAAGAGTCGGGCGTTCTACCGCTGTCAGGCGACCAGGATCATGACGGGAACAGGAAACGTCCTGAAGAAGCACGCAGCTGATCAGGCCAAGAGAGCCAATCTGCACAACAGCTCCTCTGAGGTTTCAGCCAACAACGCCTCCTCCAAAGTGTTCTTTGACCCTGGTACGTACCAGTGTCTGGAGAACTGCGGCAGCGTGGCGCTCAACGTGGTGCGTCAGGGCGGAGACCTGACGAGCTCGGTCGCCGTGGACTACCGGACAGAGGACGGCACCGCCAACGCCGGCTCAGACTACCAGTTCACTGAGGGAACGGTTGTGTTCAAACCAGGCCAGACCGAGAAGGAAATCCGCATTGACATCATCGATGATGATATTTTCGAGGAAGATGAACATTTCCTGGTCTACCTCAGCAACGTGAGAGTCACATCAGAAGGTGCTGGCTcggaggggggcggggctaaCCACGTGGACGCCCTGGCAGGTTTAGGTCTTCCGTGCACCGCCACTGTCACCATCTTTGATGATGACCACGCTGGTATCTTTACGTTCGAGGAGCCGGTGGTGACTGTGAGCGAGAGCATCgggaggatggaggtgaaggtggtgCGGTCCTCAGGAGCTCGAGGAGTTGTGGTGGTGCCGTACAAAACCACGGAGGGGACGGCTAAGGGAGGCGGCGAGGACTTCGAGGACACACACGGAGTCCTGGAGTTTGACAATGATGAGATCAT cAAAATTATTGAGATCAATATAATCGATGATGAAGAAtatgagaaaaacaagaactTCTTCCTAGAGATTGGAGAACCTCAGCTGATGGAGATGAGTGAGAGGAAAG ctctgttgctTCAGGAAGTCG gtggATTCGTCCAAACAGGTGA AGATGTCTACAGGAAGGTCCAGGGCCGGGAGCACATCGCCCCCTCGGCCATCATCAACATCACAG gggaggggggtgaggaGGTTTGGACGAAGAAGGATGACGAGGAGCGGCGGATCGCGGAGATGGGTCGACCAACGCTGGGCGAACACGTCAAACTGGAGGTCATCATCGAGGAGTCGTACGAGTTTAAG AGCACCGTGGACAAACTGATCAAGAAGACCAACCTGGCTCTGCTGATCGGGACCAACAGCTGGAGGGAGCAGTTCGTGGAGGCCATCACCGTCGGCTCGG CGTCTTCCTCAGGTGACGAGGACGAATCCGGCGAGGAGAAGCTGCCGTCCTGTTTCGACTACGTCATGCACTTCCTCACCGTCTTCTGGAAACTCCTGTTTGCCTTGGTTCCTCCCACGGACTACTGGAACGGCTGGGCCTGCTTCGTGGTCTCCATCTCTGTCATCGGCATGCTGACGGCGGTGATCGGGGACCTGGCGTCTCACTTCGGCTGCACCGTCGGCCTCAAGGACTCTGTGACCGCCGTGGTGTTTGTGGCTTTGGGGACTTCAGTACCAG acACCTTTGCCAGTAAAGTGTCAGCCATCCAGGACCAATACGCCGACGCCTCCATCGGCAACGTGACAGGAAGCAACGCGGTCAACGTCTTCCTGGGTATCGGCGTGGCCTGGTCCATCGCCGCCATCTACCACTACTCCCAGGGCCAGCAGTTCAAGGTGGACCCCGGAACGCTGGCCTTCTCCGTCACACTCTTCACCATCTTCGCCTTTATCTGTTTCGGTGTCCTCCTCTACCGCCGGCGGCCGGAGATCGGGGGGGAGCTCGGTGGCCCCCGGGTCCCGAAGATTCTCACCACCTGTTTGTTCTTCAGCCTGTGGTTGATTTACATTGTCCTCTCCTCATTAGAAGCATATTGCCACGTACAGGGATTCTAA
- the LOC133028717 gene encoding sodium/calcium exchanger 1-like isoform X2, with translation MWKPDNPAFADRFARATIYFVGLAFMFLGVSIIADRFMSSIEVITSQERQITIKKPNGEKVTTTVRIWNETVSNLTLMALGSSAPEILLSVVEVCGHNFDAGELGPNTIVGSAAFNMFVIIGLCVSVIPEGQTRKVKHLRVFFVTATWSVFAYIWLYLILAVSSPGVVDIWEGLLTLFFFPICVGFAYVADRRLLFYKYMYKRYRPGKHRGMIIETEGEPELPSKVHVEMDRKMLSSRGEELMDGDTGFDRKELEEEEARREVARILKELKQKHPEKEMEQLMELANYQVLNQQQKSRAFYRCQATRIMTGTGNVLKKHAADQAKRANLHNSSSEVSANNASSKVFFDPGTYQCLENCGSVALNVVRQGGDLTSSVAVDYRTEDGTANAGSDYQFTEGTVVFKPGQTEKEIRIDIIDDDIFEEDEHFLVYLSNVRVTSEGAGSEGGGANHVDALAGLGLPCTATVTIFDDDHAGIFTFEEPVVTVSESIGRMEVKVVRSSGARGVVVVPYKTTEGTAKGGGEDFEDTHGVLEFDNDEIIKIIEINIIDDEEYEKNKNFFLEIGEPQLMEMSERKGGFVQTGEDVYRKVQGREHIAPSAIINITGEGGEEVWTKKDDEERRIAEMGRPTLGEHVKLEVIIEESYEFKSTVDKLIKKTNLALLIGTNSWREQFVEAITVGSASSSGDEDESGEEKLPSCFDYVMHFLTVFWKLLFALVPPTDYWNGWACFVVSISVIGMLTAVIGDLASHFGCTVGLKDSVTAVVFVALGTSVPDTFASKVSAIQDQYADASIGNVTGSNAVNVFLGIGVAWSIAAIYHYSQGQQFKVDPGTLAFSVTLFTIFAFICFGVLLYRRRPEIGGELGGPRVPKILTTCLFFSLWLIYIVLSSLEAYCHVQGF, from the exons ATGTGGAAGCCGGACAACCCGGCCTTCGCCGACCGCTTCGCCAGAGCCACCATTTACTTTGTGGGGTTGGCGTTCATGTTCCTGGGTGTCTCCATCATCGCTGACCGCTTCATGTCATCCATCGAAGTCATCACCTCCCAAGAAAGACAGATCACCATCAAGAAGCCAAACGGCGAGAAGGTCACCACAACGGTGCGGATCTGGAACGAGACGGTTTCCAACCTCACCCTGATGGCGCTGGGCTCCTCCGCCCCGGAGATCCTCCTGTCGGTCGTGGAGGTCTGTGGTCACAACTTTGACGCCGGTGAGCTCGGCCCCAACACCATTGTAGGGAGTGCGGCCTTCAACATGTTTGTCATCATTggcctttgtgtgtctgtcatacCCGAAGGTCAGACCAGAAAGGTGAAGCACCTGCGGGTGTTCTTTGTCACGGCCACCTGGAGCGTCTTTGCGTACATCTGGCTGTACCTGATCCTCGCCGTCTCTTCTCCAGGGGTCGTTGATATATGGGAGGGGCTTCTcacactcttcttcttccccatCTGTGTTGGCTTCGCGTACGTGGCCGACCGCAGACTTCTTTTCTACAAATACATGTACAAACGATACAGACCAGGGAAGCATAGAGGAATGATCATCGAAACTGAGGGAGAACCGGAGCTTCCCTCAAAGGTCCACGTTGAAATGGACAGAAAGATGCTCAGCTCGCGAGGGGAGGAGTTGATGGACGGAGACACGGGGTTCGATaggaaggagctggaggaggaggaggcccgcAGAGAGGTGGCCAGGATCCTCAAGGAgctgaaacaaaaacatccaGAGAAGGAGATGGAGCAGTTGATGGAGCTCGCTAATTATCAGGTTTTGAACCAGCAACAGAAGAGTCGGGCGTTCTACCGCTGTCAGGCGACCAGGATCATGACGGGAACAGGAAACGTCCTGAAGAAGCACGCAGCTGATCAGGCCAAGAGAGCCAATCTGCACAACAGCTCCTCTGAGGTTTCAGCCAACAACGCCTCCTCCAAAGTGTTCTTTGACCCTGGTACGTACCAGTGTCTGGAGAACTGCGGCAGCGTGGCGCTCAACGTGGTGCGTCAGGGCGGAGACCTGACGAGCTCGGTCGCCGTGGACTACCGGACAGAGGACGGCACCGCCAACGCCGGCTCAGACTACCAGTTCACTGAGGGAACGGTTGTGTTCAAACCAGGCCAGACCGAGAAGGAAATCCGCATTGACATCATCGATGATGATATTTTCGAGGAAGATGAACATTTCCTGGTCTACCTCAGCAACGTGAGAGTCACATCAGAAGGTGCTGGCTcggaggggggcggggctaaCCACGTGGACGCCCTGGCAGGTTTAGGTCTTCCGTGCACCGCCACTGTCACCATCTTTGATGATGACCACGCTGGTATCTTTACGTTCGAGGAGCCGGTGGTGACTGTGAGCGAGAGCATCgggaggatggaggtgaaggtggtgCGGTCCTCAGGAGCTCGAGGAGTTGTGGTGGTGCCGTACAAAACCACGGAGGGGACGGCTAAGGGAGGCGGCGAGGACTTCGAGGACACACACGGAGTCCTGGAGTTTGACAATGATGAGATCAT cAAAATTATTGAGATCAATATAATCGATGATGAAGAAtatgagaaaaacaagaactTCTTCCTAGAGATTGGAGAACCTCAGCTGATGGAGATGAGTGAGAGGAAAG gtggATTCGTCCAAACAGGTGA AGATGTCTACAGGAAGGTCCAGGGCCGGGAGCACATCGCCCCCTCGGCCATCATCAACATCACAG gggaggggggtgaggaGGTTTGGACGAAGAAGGATGACGAGGAGCGGCGGATCGCGGAGATGGGTCGACCAACGCTGGGCGAACACGTCAAACTGGAGGTCATCATCGAGGAGTCGTACGAGTTTAAG AGCACCGTGGACAAACTGATCAAGAAGACCAACCTGGCTCTGCTGATCGGGACCAACAGCTGGAGGGAGCAGTTCGTGGAGGCCATCACCGTCGGCTCGG CGTCTTCCTCAGGTGACGAGGACGAATCCGGCGAGGAGAAGCTGCCGTCCTGTTTCGACTACGTCATGCACTTCCTCACCGTCTTCTGGAAACTCCTGTTTGCCTTGGTTCCTCCCACGGACTACTGGAACGGCTGGGCCTGCTTCGTGGTCTCCATCTCTGTCATCGGCATGCTGACGGCGGTGATCGGGGACCTGGCGTCTCACTTCGGCTGCACCGTCGGCCTCAAGGACTCTGTGACCGCCGTGGTGTTTGTGGCTTTGGGGACTTCAGTACCAG acACCTTTGCCAGTAAAGTGTCAGCCATCCAGGACCAATACGCCGACGCCTCCATCGGCAACGTGACAGGAAGCAACGCGGTCAACGTCTTCCTGGGTATCGGCGTGGCCTGGTCCATCGCCGCCATCTACCACTACTCCCAGGGCCAGCAGTTCAAGGTGGACCCCGGAACGCTGGCCTTCTCCGTCACACTCTTCACCATCTTCGCCTTTATCTGTTTCGGTGTCCTCCTCTACCGCCGGCGGCCGGAGATCGGGGGGGAGCTCGGTGGCCCCCGGGTCCCGAAGATTCTCACCACCTGTTTGTTCTTCAGCCTGTGGTTGATTTACATTGTCCTCTCCTCATTAGAAGCATATTGCCACGTACAGGGATTCTAA
- the LOC133028717 gene encoding sodium/calcium exchanger 1-like isoform X3 encodes MWKPDNPAFADRFARATIYFVGLAFMFLGVSIIADRFMSSIEVITSQERQITIKKPNGEKVTTTVRIWNETVSNLTLMALGSSAPEILLSVVEVCGHNFDAGELGPNTIVGSAAFNMFVIIGLCVSVIPEGQTRKVKHLRVFFVTATWSVFAYIWLYLILAVSSPGVVDIWEGLLTLFFFPICVGFAYVADRRLLFYKYMYKRYRPGKHRGMIIETEGEPELPSKVHVEMDRKMLSSRGEELMDGDTGFDRKELEEEEARREVARILKELKQKHPEKEMEQLMELANYQVLNQQQKSRAFYRCQATRIMTGTGNVLKKHAADQAKRANLHNSSSEVSANNASSKVFFDPGTYQCLENCGSVALNVVRQGGDLTSSVAVDYRTEDGTANAGSDYQFTEGTVVFKPGQTEKEIRIDIIDDDIFEEDEHFLVYLSNVRVTSEGAGSEGGGANHVDALAGLGLPCTATVTIFDDDHAGIFTFEEPVVTVSESIGRMEVKVVRSSGARGVVVVPYKTTEGTAKGGGEDFEDTHGVLEFDNDEIMKTVTVRIIDHEEYDKQATFYIELQEPYWNRRRWTGGFVQTGEDVYRKVQGREHIAPSAIINITGEGGEEVWTKKDDEERRIAEMGRPTLGEHVKLEVIIEESYEFKSTVDKLIKKTNLALLIGTNSWREQFVEAITVGSASSSGDEDESGEEKLPSCFDYVMHFLTVFWKLLFALVPPTDYWNGWACFVVSISVIGMLTAVIGDLASHFGCTVGLKDSVTAVVFVALGTSVPDTFASKVSAIQDQYADASIGNVTGSNAVNVFLGIGVAWSIAAIYHYSQGQQFKVDPGTLAFSVTLFTIFAFICFGVLLYRRRPEIGGELGGPRVPKILTTCLFFSLWLIYIVLSSLEAYCHVQGF; translated from the exons ATGTGGAAGCCGGACAACCCGGCCTTCGCCGACCGCTTCGCCAGAGCCACCATTTACTTTGTGGGGTTGGCGTTCATGTTCCTGGGTGTCTCCATCATCGCTGACCGCTTCATGTCATCCATCGAAGTCATCACCTCCCAAGAAAGACAGATCACCATCAAGAAGCCAAACGGCGAGAAGGTCACCACAACGGTGCGGATCTGGAACGAGACGGTTTCCAACCTCACCCTGATGGCGCTGGGCTCCTCCGCCCCGGAGATCCTCCTGTCGGTCGTGGAGGTCTGTGGTCACAACTTTGACGCCGGTGAGCTCGGCCCCAACACCATTGTAGGGAGTGCGGCCTTCAACATGTTTGTCATCATTggcctttgtgtgtctgtcatacCCGAAGGTCAGACCAGAAAGGTGAAGCACCTGCGGGTGTTCTTTGTCACGGCCACCTGGAGCGTCTTTGCGTACATCTGGCTGTACCTGATCCTCGCCGTCTCTTCTCCAGGGGTCGTTGATATATGGGAGGGGCTTCTcacactcttcttcttccccatCTGTGTTGGCTTCGCGTACGTGGCCGACCGCAGACTTCTTTTCTACAAATACATGTACAAACGATACAGACCAGGGAAGCATAGAGGAATGATCATCGAAACTGAGGGAGAACCGGAGCTTCCCTCAAAGGTCCACGTTGAAATGGACAGAAAGATGCTCAGCTCGCGAGGGGAGGAGTTGATGGACGGAGACACGGGGTTCGATaggaaggagctggaggaggaggaggcccgcAGAGAGGTGGCCAGGATCCTCAAGGAgctgaaacaaaaacatccaGAGAAGGAGATGGAGCAGTTGATGGAGCTCGCTAATTATCAGGTTTTGAACCAGCAACAGAAGAGTCGGGCGTTCTACCGCTGTCAGGCGACCAGGATCATGACGGGAACAGGAAACGTCCTGAAGAAGCACGCAGCTGATCAGGCCAAGAGAGCCAATCTGCACAACAGCTCCTCTGAGGTTTCAGCCAACAACGCCTCCTCCAAAGTGTTCTTTGACCCTGGTACGTACCAGTGTCTGGAGAACTGCGGCAGCGTGGCGCTCAACGTGGTGCGTCAGGGCGGAGACCTGACGAGCTCGGTCGCCGTGGACTACCGGACAGAGGACGGCACCGCCAACGCCGGCTCAGACTACCAGTTCACTGAGGGAACGGTTGTGTTCAAACCAGGCCAGACCGAGAAGGAAATCCGCATTGACATCATCGATGATGATATTTTCGAGGAAGATGAACATTTCCTGGTCTACCTCAGCAACGTGAGAGTCACATCAGAAGGTGCTGGCTcggaggggggcggggctaaCCACGTGGACGCCCTGGCAGGTTTAGGTCTTCCGTGCACCGCCACTGTCACCATCTTTGATGATGACCACGCTGGTATCTTTACGTTCGAGGAGCCGGTGGTGACTGTGAGCGAGAGCATCgggaggatggaggtgaaggtggtgCGGTCCTCAGGAGCTCGAGGAGTTGTGGTGGTGCCGTACAAAACCACGGAGGGGACGGCTAAGGGAGGCGGCGAGGACTTCGAGGACACACACGGAGTCCTGGAGTTTGACAATGATGAGATCAT GAAGACAGTAACCGTTAGAATAATTGACCACGAGGAGTACGATAAGCAGGCGACCTTCTACATAGAGCTGCAGGAGCCGTACTGGAACAGGAGGAGATGGACAG gtggATTCGTCCAAACAGGTGA AGATGTCTACAGGAAGGTCCAGGGCCGGGAGCACATCGCCCCCTCGGCCATCATCAACATCACAG gggaggggggtgaggaGGTTTGGACGAAGAAGGATGACGAGGAGCGGCGGATCGCGGAGATGGGTCGACCAACGCTGGGCGAACACGTCAAACTGGAGGTCATCATCGAGGAGTCGTACGAGTTTAAG AGCACCGTGGACAAACTGATCAAGAAGACCAACCTGGCTCTGCTGATCGGGACCAACAGCTGGAGGGAGCAGTTCGTGGAGGCCATCACCGTCGGCTCGG CGTCTTCCTCAGGTGACGAGGACGAATCCGGCGAGGAGAAGCTGCCGTCCTGTTTCGACTACGTCATGCACTTCCTCACCGTCTTCTGGAAACTCCTGTTTGCCTTGGTTCCTCCCACGGACTACTGGAACGGCTGGGCCTGCTTCGTGGTCTCCATCTCTGTCATCGGCATGCTGACGGCGGTGATCGGGGACCTGGCGTCTCACTTCGGCTGCACCGTCGGCCTCAAGGACTCTGTGACCGCCGTGGTGTTTGTGGCTTTGGGGACTTCAGTACCAG acACCTTTGCCAGTAAAGTGTCAGCCATCCAGGACCAATACGCCGACGCCTCCATCGGCAACGTGACAGGAAGCAACGCGGTCAACGTCTTCCTGGGTATCGGCGTGGCCTGGTCCATCGCCGCCATCTACCACTACTCCCAGGGCCAGCAGTTCAAGGTGGACCCCGGAACGCTGGCCTTCTCCGTCACACTCTTCACCATCTTCGCCTTTATCTGTTTCGGTGTCCTCCTCTACCGCCGGCGGCCGGAGATCGGGGGGGAGCTCGGTGGCCCCCGGGTCCCGAAGATTCTCACCACCTGTTTGTTCTTCAGCCTGTGGTTGATTTACATTGTCCTCTCCTCATTAGAAGCATATTGCCACGTACAGGGATTCTAA
- the LOC133028717 gene encoding sodium/calcium exchanger 1-like isoform X9, with protein sequence MWKPDNPAFADRFARATIYFVGLAFMFLGVSIIADRFMSSIEVITSQERQITIKKPNGEKVTTTVRIWNETVSNLTLMALGSSAPEILLSVVEVCGHNFDAGELGPNTIVGSAAFNMFVIIGLCVSVIPEGQTRKVKHLRVFFVTATWSVFAYIWLYLILAVSSPGVVDIWEGLLTLFFFPICVGFAYVADRRLLFYKYMYKRYRPGKHRGMIIETEGEPELPSKVHVEMDRKMLSSRGEELMDGDTGFDRKELEEEEARREVARILKELKQKHPEKEMEQLMELANYQVLNQQQKSRAFYRCQATRIMTGTGNVLKKHAADQAKRANLHNSSSEVSANNASSKVFFDPGTYQCLENCGSVALNVVRQGGDLTSSVAVDYRTEDGTANAGSDYQFTEGTVVFKPGQTEKEIRIDIIDDDIFEEDEHFLVYLSNVRVTSEGAGSEGGGANHVDALAGLGLPCTATVTIFDDDHAGIFTFEEPVVTVSESIGRMEVKVVRSSGARGVVVVPYKTTEGTAKGGGEDFEDTHGVLEFDNDEIMKTVTVRIIDHEEYDKQATFYIELQEPYWNRRRWTALLLQEGGEEVWTKKDDEERRIAEMGRPTLGEHVKLEVIIEESYEFKSTVDKLIKKTNLALLIGTNSWREQFVEAITVGSASSSGDEDESGEEKLPSCFDYVMHFLTVFWKLLFALVPPTDYWNGWACFVVSISVIGMLTAVIGDLASHFGCTVGLKDSVTAVVFVALGTSVPDTFASKVSAIQDQYADASIGNVTGSNAVNVFLGIGVAWSIAAIYHYSQGQQFKVDPGTLAFSVTLFTIFAFICFGVLLYRRRPEIGGELGGPRVPKILTTCLFFSLWLIYIVLSSLEAYCHVQGF encoded by the exons ATGTGGAAGCCGGACAACCCGGCCTTCGCCGACCGCTTCGCCAGAGCCACCATTTACTTTGTGGGGTTGGCGTTCATGTTCCTGGGTGTCTCCATCATCGCTGACCGCTTCATGTCATCCATCGAAGTCATCACCTCCCAAGAAAGACAGATCACCATCAAGAAGCCAAACGGCGAGAAGGTCACCACAACGGTGCGGATCTGGAACGAGACGGTTTCCAACCTCACCCTGATGGCGCTGGGCTCCTCCGCCCCGGAGATCCTCCTGTCGGTCGTGGAGGTCTGTGGTCACAACTTTGACGCCGGTGAGCTCGGCCCCAACACCATTGTAGGGAGTGCGGCCTTCAACATGTTTGTCATCATTggcctttgtgtgtctgtcatacCCGAAGGTCAGACCAGAAAGGTGAAGCACCTGCGGGTGTTCTTTGTCACGGCCACCTGGAGCGTCTTTGCGTACATCTGGCTGTACCTGATCCTCGCCGTCTCTTCTCCAGGGGTCGTTGATATATGGGAGGGGCTTCTcacactcttcttcttccccatCTGTGTTGGCTTCGCGTACGTGGCCGACCGCAGACTTCTTTTCTACAAATACATGTACAAACGATACAGACCAGGGAAGCATAGAGGAATGATCATCGAAACTGAGGGAGAACCGGAGCTTCCCTCAAAGGTCCACGTTGAAATGGACAGAAAGATGCTCAGCTCGCGAGGGGAGGAGTTGATGGACGGAGACACGGGGTTCGATaggaaggagctggaggaggaggaggcccgcAGAGAGGTGGCCAGGATCCTCAAGGAgctgaaacaaaaacatccaGAGAAGGAGATGGAGCAGTTGATGGAGCTCGCTAATTATCAGGTTTTGAACCAGCAACAGAAGAGTCGGGCGTTCTACCGCTGTCAGGCGACCAGGATCATGACGGGAACAGGAAACGTCCTGAAGAAGCACGCAGCTGATCAGGCCAAGAGAGCCAATCTGCACAACAGCTCCTCTGAGGTTTCAGCCAACAACGCCTCCTCCAAAGTGTTCTTTGACCCTGGTACGTACCAGTGTCTGGAGAACTGCGGCAGCGTGGCGCTCAACGTGGTGCGTCAGGGCGGAGACCTGACGAGCTCGGTCGCCGTGGACTACCGGACAGAGGACGGCACCGCCAACGCCGGCTCAGACTACCAGTTCACTGAGGGAACGGTTGTGTTCAAACCAGGCCAGACCGAGAAGGAAATCCGCATTGACATCATCGATGATGATATTTTCGAGGAAGATGAACATTTCCTGGTCTACCTCAGCAACGTGAGAGTCACATCAGAAGGTGCTGGCTcggaggggggcggggctaaCCACGTGGACGCCCTGGCAGGTTTAGGTCTTCCGTGCACCGCCACTGTCACCATCTTTGATGATGACCACGCTGGTATCTTTACGTTCGAGGAGCCGGTGGTGACTGTGAGCGAGAGCATCgggaggatggaggtgaaggtggtgCGGTCCTCAGGAGCTCGAGGAGTTGTGGTGGTGCCGTACAAAACCACGGAGGGGACGGCTAAGGGAGGCGGCGAGGACTTCGAGGACACACACGGAGTCCTGGAGTTTGACAATGATGAGATCAT GAAGACAGTAACCGTTAGAATAATTGACCACGAGGAGTACGATAAGCAGGCGACCTTCTACATAGAGCTGCAGGAGCCGTACTGGAACAGGAGGAGATGGACAG ctctgttgctTCAGGAA gggggtgaggaGGTTTGGACGAAGAAGGATGACGAGGAGCGGCGGATCGCGGAGATGGGTCGACCAACGCTGGGCGAACACGTCAAACTGGAGGTCATCATCGAGGAGTCGTACGAGTTTAAG AGCACCGTGGACAAACTGATCAAGAAGACCAACCTGGCTCTGCTGATCGGGACCAACAGCTGGAGGGAGCAGTTCGTGGAGGCCATCACCGTCGGCTCGG CGTCTTCCTCAGGTGACGAGGACGAATCCGGCGAGGAGAAGCTGCCGTCCTGTTTCGACTACGTCATGCACTTCCTCACCGTCTTCTGGAAACTCCTGTTTGCCTTGGTTCCTCCCACGGACTACTGGAACGGCTGGGCCTGCTTCGTGGTCTCCATCTCTGTCATCGGCATGCTGACGGCGGTGATCGGGGACCTGGCGTCTCACTTCGGCTGCACCGTCGGCCTCAAGGACTCTGTGACCGCCGTGGTGTTTGTGGCTTTGGGGACTTCAGTACCAG acACCTTTGCCAGTAAAGTGTCAGCCATCCAGGACCAATACGCCGACGCCTCCATCGGCAACGTGACAGGAAGCAACGCGGTCAACGTCTTCCTGGGTATCGGCGTGGCCTGGTCCATCGCCGCCATCTACCACTACTCCCAGGGCCAGCAGTTCAAGGTGGACCCCGGAACGCTGGCCTTCTCCGTCACACTCTTCACCATCTTCGCCTTTATCTGTTTCGGTGTCCTCCTCTACCGCCGGCGGCCGGAGATCGGGGGGGAGCTCGGTGGCCCCCGGGTCCCGAAGATTCTCACCACCTGTTTGTTCTTCAGCCTGTGGTTGATTTACATTGTCCTCTCCTCATTAGAAGCATATTGCCACGTACAGGGATTCTAA